One genomic region from Phragmites australis chromosome 1, lpPhrAust1.1, whole genome shotgun sequence encodes:
- the LOC133888158 gene encoding uncharacterized protein LOC133888158 produces the protein MEEVTVLPVVTTVVDENNEIPSVSVEEAKEQIHGDVARITAAVNNEELSVESTNGADDKMAECSTPITRIASCRPAGKKRSAFGLFRAMFLSFGGSGSGSMKKRDDATCQQKKASVGDDNDRLPAASWKTLVDGMRPLRLRGQELEYYPPPPPLGHADVYHDVLLAPPSPARSGSDEGGMTSRYASAQDLYLLDSGEEESAPAVEGGDGGSCPHAIDMQAEEFIAKFYEQFRLQKSESFNGRATE, from the coding sequence atGGAGGAAGTAACAGTTTTGCCTGTGGTCACCACCGTGGTGGACGAAAACAATGAGATCCCTAGCGTAAGCGTTGAGGAGGCTAAAGAACAGATCCACGGGGACGTTGCCAGGATCACCGCTGCCGTGAACAACGAGGAGTTGAGCGTAGAATCTACCAATGGCGCCGACGACAAGATGGCCGAGTGCAGCACTCCCATCACGAGGATTGCGTCCTGTCGGCCAGCCGGCAAGAAGCGCAGCGCGTTCGGCCTCTTCAGGGCGATGTTCCTGTCCTTcggcgggagcgggagcggcagCATGAAGAAGAGGGACGACGCCACGTgccagcagaagaaggccagcGTGGGCGACGACAACGACAGGCTGCCTGCGGCGTCGTGGAAGACCCTCGTGGACGGCATGCGCCCGCTCCGCCTCCGCGGGCAGGAGCTGGAGTactacccgccgccgccgccgctggggCATGCCGACGTGTACCATGACGTACTCCTCGCTCCGCCGTCTCCGGCGCGGTCCGGCTCTGATGAGGGCGGCATGACCAGCCGCTACGCGTCCGCGCAGGACCTGTACCTGCTGGACAGCGGCGAGGAAGAGTCTGCTCCGGCTGTGGAGggtggcgacggcggcagcTGCCCCCACGCGATCGACATGCAGGCGGAGGAGTTCATCGCCAAGTTCTACGAGCAGTTCAGGCTGCAGAAGTCGGAGTCCTTCAACGGGCGCGCCACCGAGTGA